From the genome of Candidatus Roizmanbacteria bacterium, one region includes:
- a CDS encoding GAF domain-containing sensor histidine kinase, whose amino-acid sequence MSTISGTVTSPSNGSDLSHINEEIYKKNAELAGKNKVLQLLRKIDEIVLSTITDPKQIGEQVTELIVQEIGFRCVGIFKLQNGILENIGLGLSGEIQEQERKLKDLFRDNALVAVESADNLIVKATNEKQKKVTKYLFDVLHPMTDMNDASLIQSTLHIKTAIVFPMIVRDDLLGALMILLSEDEEAITRLKGDVMERLAGVIGIALDNALLYKETQEANIKLKQLDKLKDEFVSIASHELRTPMTIVRSYLWMLMQAQNGALSEKQKLYVDRAYGSTVRLIHLINDMLDTSRIDSGRVVINLEPIDMASLVQEIVSETQTRAEQLGLTLQMESRALPKVMADREKIREVIVNLVGNSMKFTSKGGTILIKFEIGEDMVTTKVVDTGMGFTKEYEGMLFQKFGFIKTSYQMNKSDNGGTGLGLYICKSILDMHGGSISAMSQGPNKGSVFSFTLKQYHETK is encoded by the coding sequence ATGTCTACAATTTCTGGTACTGTTACATCCCCGAGCAATGGCAGTGATCTAAGTCACATCAATGAGGAGATCTACAAAAAAAATGCCGAGCTTGCTGGGAAGAATAAAGTTCTGCAACTTCTACGCAAAATCGATGAAATAGTACTTAGCACTATCACCGATCCAAAACAGATTGGCGAGCAGGTAACAGAGTTAATTGTGCAGGAGATTGGGTTTAGGTGTGTGGGGATATTTAAACTTCAAAACGGGATACTTGAAAACATAGGATTAGGGCTTTCGGGAGAGATTCAAGAACAAGAAAGAAAATTGAAAGATTTGTTCAGAGACAATGCCCTTGTAGCAGTTGAGAGTGCGGATAATCTCATTGTGAAGGCGACTAATGAAAAACAAAAGAAGGTTACCAAGTATCTGTTTGACGTACTTCATCCAATGACCGATATGAACGATGCTTCCCTCATACAATCTACACTGCATATAAAAACAGCCATTGTCTTTCCTATGATAGTGAGAGATGACCTGCTTGGTGCGCTCATGATATTACTTAGTGAGGATGAAGAGGCAATCACCCGACTAAAAGGCGATGTTATGGAGAGACTTGCGGGCGTAATTGGTATCGCACTTGATAACGCGCTGCTTTACAAAGAGACTCAGGAGGCAAACATAAAACTCAAGCAGCTTGATAAATTAAAGGATGAGTTTGTTTCAATAGCGTCTCATGAACTTAGAACGCCAATGACAATTGTTCGTTCATATCTTTGGATGTTAATGCAGGCTCAAAATGGTGCTCTAAGCGAAAAGCAAAAACTATATGTTGATAGAGCGTATGGATCTACGGTTCGATTAATCCACCTCATAAACGATATGCTTGATACTTCTCGGATTGACTCTGGAAGAGTGGTGATAAATCTCGAACCCATCGATATGGCGTCACTTGTTCAGGAAATTGTGTCCGAAACTCAGACAAGAGCTGAACAACTCGGACTTACCTTGCAGATGGAGAGTCGAGCGTTACCAAAGGTAATGGCAGATCGTGAAAAAATTAGAGAGGTGATAGTTAATCTGGTTGGAAACTCTATGAAGTTTACGTCAAAAGGTGGCACTATTCTTATCAAATTCGAGATTGGAGAAGATATGGTAACCACGAAGGTGGTAGATACGGGAATGGGATTTACTAAGGAGTATGAGGGAATGCTATTCCAAAAATTCGGTTTCATTAAAACTTCATACCAGATGAACAAGAGCGATAATGGAGGTACGGGTCTTGGACTATACATCTGTAAATCGATCTTAGATATGCATGGAGGGTCTATAAGCGCAATGTCACAAGGACCCAACAAAGGATCGGTATTTAGCTTTACACTAAAACAATATCATGAGACGAAATAA
- a CDS encoding type II secretion system protein — translation MRRNKWSKLELASLELKKINKLIWRSGYSIPELLVVMVIIGGLFFLGSDTLFAPQRKNTSETTINTLLAEISNQQNKSMSGDIGSGTVQNSYGLYFTSTSYTTFRGTVYSGGNSTNFTTTLHPDLRFSTIDLPSSQIIFATSSGSIQGYSASHNSVVLQDSVGSVTKTLRFNQYGVVESVQ, via the coding sequence ATGAGACGAAATAAGTGGTCGAAATTAGAGCTCGCCTCACTAGAGCTAAAAAAAATCAATAAACTCATTTGGCGAAGTGGGTACTCAATTCCAGAGCTTCTGGTAGTTATGGTAATCATAGGAGGGCTGTTCTTTTTGGGAAGCGATACGCTATTTGCTCCACAGCGCAAGAATACCTCTGAGACAACGATAAACACATTACTTGCAGAGATATCTAATCAGCAAAATAAAAGCATGAGTGGAGATATAGGATCTGGAACTGTGCAAAATAGCTATGGACTTTACTTCACATCTACAAGCTACACTACATTTAGAGGAACAGTGTACTCTGGCGGGAACAGCACAAACTTCACAACTACGTTGCATCCTGATCTGAGATTTAGCACGATTGATCTTCCAAGCTCGCAGATAATTTTTGCCACATCGAGTGGATCGATTCAAGGATATTCAGCATCCCACAACTCGGTTGTCTTGCAGGATTCAGTAGGAAGCGTCACTAAAACACTACGATTTAATCAATATGGAGTTGTGGAAAGCGTTCAGTAA
- a CDS encoding prepilin-type N-terminal cleavage/methylation domain-containing protein, with product MIKNGSNLNKKGFTLIELLVVIGILAVLLAITIIAINPARQFANANNTARRSAVTQILNAVGAYVAENQGQLPAEVTALVAATPTTLNATNFPALCAQLVPTYISALPTDPTLNDGNGIESADCAAATPVWNTGYSISRDANNRITVAAPSAENAAVISVTR from the coding sequence ATGATAAAAAATGGATCAAACCTAAACAAAAAGGGTTTTACCCTTATCGAGCTTTTAGTAGTTATTGGAATCTTGGCAGTGTTGCTAGCAATCACGATTATTGCTATTAACCCAGCAAGACAGTTTGCAAATGCGAACAATACGGCACGACGAAGTGCGGTTACACAGATCTTAAATGCTGTCGGAGCATATGTAGCTGAGAACCAAGGTCAGTTGCCAGCAGAAGTAACAGCATTAGTAGCTGCTACGCCAACAACCTTAAATGCTACGAACTTTCCAGCACTTTGCGCACAGTTAGTGCCAACATATATTTCGGCACTACCTACCGATCCAACTTTGAATGATGGAAATGGTATCGAGTCAGCTGACTGTGCAGCGGCAACCCCAGTATGGAACACTGGATACAGCATCTCACGCGATGCAAACAACAGAATCACTGTTGCAGCACCAAGCGCAGAGAATGCGGCTGTGATCTCGGTCACAAGATAA
- a CDS encoding coenzyme F420-0:L-glutamate ligase, whose protein sequence is MKITPIKTHKITVKDSDLLKILDRYVPKLKERSIVAITSKIISICEGAVVPKGNLKKQSLVEKEADLYLPLASNKYGFHLTIKNGTMIASAGIDESNGNGFYVLWPRNMQKTVNGIRSHLVRKHKVKNLGVIIVDSKTTPLRWGTVGTTLAYSGFSALNNYVGKKDLFNYRMRVTRSSIYEGLGASTVLAMGEGAESTPIAIVEDTSFVRYQRRNPTSEELKSLSISIEDDVFAPILTKAKWISGKKKTK, encoded by the coding sequence ATGAAAATAACCCCAATCAAAACTCATAAGATCACCGTAAAGGACTCCGATCTACTTAAGATTTTAGACAGATACGTACCAAAGCTAAAGGAAAGATCCATAGTTGCAATTACTTCAAAAATTATTTCAATCTGCGAAGGAGCGGTTGTTCCTAAGGGCAATCTTAAAAAACAATCGCTTGTTGAGAAAGAGGCTGATCTCTATCTTCCACTTGCTTCAAATAAATACGGTTTTCATCTGACGATAAAAAATGGAACAATGATTGCTTCGGCAGGTATTGACGAGTCAAATGGTAATGGTTTCTACGTTCTTTGGCCACGTAATATGCAGAAAACAGTAAACGGAATTCGTAGCCATCTTGTTCGTAAACATAAAGTTAAAAATTTAGGCGTGATAATTGTTGATAGTAAAACAACACCTCTGCGCTGGGGAACTGTAGGGACAACTCTCGCTTATAGTGGCTTCAGTGCTCTAAATAATTATGTCGGAAAGAAGGATCTTTTTAACTATCGAATGCGGGTAACTAGATCGAGTATATATGAAGGTCTAGGGGCTTCAACCGTTCTTGCCATGGGAGAAGGCGCCGAATCTACTCCTATAGCCATCGTTGAAGATACATCGTTTGTAAGGTACCAGCGCCGCAATCCAACTTCGGAGGAGTTAAAAAGTCTCTCAATCTCCATAGAAGATGACGTATTTGCGCCGATATTAACCAAGGCCAAATGGATCTCAGGGAAGAAAAAGACCAAGTAG
- the dprA gene encoding DNA-protecting protein DprA, which yields MDTSLPYYLGFSHFLGIGPIKFNALLSKYEIEEAYNLSEDVLAGIVGAQTSRKFVQFRKDFDPQKKQEEFAHRKIEVVSRKDSRYPNQLKELSDAPICLYVKGDSRLFTDERQFHFAVVGTRKASPYGLKITREIVQDLCGRNSNICIVSGLAYGVDAVAHETTLEFGANTIAFLGCGVNIMYPYGNRHIYDKIISGGGVVVSEFPPDQTVVPGLFIARNRLISGLSRGVLIVEGTKTSGALITARYAAEQGKDVFALPGQINTTLSEAPNILIKEGAIIVTSTNDIADYYAFGQKVLKSERSELKLSVDELAVYSYLEKNPRLIDEVVQELQYPAQHIMTLLSRLELEGVVVRRSDEKYYVK from the coding sequence ATGGACACAAGTCTTCCATACTATCTCGGTTTTTCTCACTTTTTAGGTATTGGACCAATTAAGTTCAATGCTCTACTTAGTAAATACGAGATAGAAGAGGCCTACAATCTATCGGAAGATGTACTGGCTGGAATTGTGGGAGCACAAACGAGTAGGAAGTTTGTACAGTTCCGAAAAGATTTTGATCCTCAAAAAAAACAAGAGGAGTTTGCGCACAGGAAAATTGAGGTTGTGAGTCGTAAAGATAGCAGATATCCAAATCAGCTAAAAGAGCTTTCAGATGCTCCAATTTGCTTATATGTAAAAGGAGATAGCCGACTTTTTACAGATGAGAGGCAATTTCATTTTGCAGTAGTTGGGACTAGGAAGGCATCGCCATATGGACTGAAAATAACAAGGGAAATCGTGCAGGATCTTTGCGGTCGCAACTCCAATATCTGTATAGTCTCGGGTCTTGCTTATGGAGTTGATGCTGTCGCGCATGAAACCACGCTTGAGTTTGGAGCAAATACAATAGCCTTTCTTGGCTGTGGAGTTAATATTATGTATCCGTATGGGAATAGACATATATATGACAAGATTATTTCAGGCGGAGGAGTAGTTGTTTCGGAATTTCCACCAGATCAGACGGTTGTCCCAGGGTTGTTTATAGCCAGAAACAGGTTAATATCCGGGCTGTCTCGAGGGGTGTTGATCGTTGAGGGAACGAAGACCTCTGGGGCGCTTATCACCGCTCGGTATGCCGCCGAGCAAGGGAAAGATGTATTTGCATTACCTGGACAGATAAATACGACCTTATCAGAGGCTCCGAACATTCTCATTAAAGAAGGAGCGATTATCGTTACCTCAACAAACGATATTGCAGATTATTACGCTTTTGGTCAGAAGGTTTTAAAAAGTGAAAGGTCCGAACTTAAGTTATCTGTGGACGAACTGGCAGTATATAGTTATTTAGAAAAGAACCCTAGGCTTATTGACGAGGTAGTACAGGAGCTTCAATACCCAGCTCAGCACATAATGACGCTTCTTTCGAGACTTGAACTCGAAGGAGTGGTGGTGCGTCGATCTGATGAGAAATACTACGTTAAGTAG
- a CDS encoding ribonuclease HI family protein: MVLQIFTDGGSKGNPGPAAVGVAYFLDGLKVETYREDIGTATNNEAEYTALIRALEQLLKSSKLKALGYKSIAVHSDSRLMVNQVKGLFKVNESRIREFILKIRSLESEIGLPISYINIPREQNAIADALVNNK, encoded by the coding sequence ATGGTTTTGCAAATATTTACTGACGGTGGGTCAAAAGGTAACCCAGGTCCTGCCGCAGTTGGCGTTGCCTACTTTCTAGATGGACTCAAGGTTGAGACTTACCGCGAAGACATTGGAACCGCAACTAATAATGAGGCTGAGTACACCGCGCTCATCCGCGCATTGGAGCAGCTCTTAAAAAGCTCTAAGCTAAAAGCTCTAGGCTATAAGAGTATAGCGGTTCATAGCGATTCGAGACTCATGGTGAATCAAGTAAAGGGTCTTTTTAAGGTGAATGAATCAAGAATTCGAGAGTTTATTCTTAAGATCAGATCGCTTGAGAGCGAAATAGGACTACCAATAAGCTACATAAACATTCCAAGAGAGCAGAATGCCATAGCCGATGCATTAGTTAATAATAAGTAA
- the murD gene encoding UDP-N-acetylmuramoyl-L-alanine--D-glutamate ligase, which yields MNDRFEFGTYSLDLETLECSFNYISVHNGVKRTFVEKLILPYKPSRLNIPQELLDRVLKYLHLTIGVSYFKIFVQDTVVVPYVLSTEEAAFFTILYKKGLGEFYYRNNLSLKKAPIFPSDESIKREPFTLESSTDNILVGLGGGKDSIVALELLKEQGFAPSVFIVGGEQETALHKSLVEKTKSPAYQVKRILDQQLFSPIQDSYNGHVPVSAIYSLVGYLLALLYHFSYIVVGNEHSSNFGNILFESTEINHQWSKSIEYEHLFQDLCRSSLSPNIVYFSLLRPFYEIRIVEQFMKYPEYLHSFTSCNRAFRIKKPTEQLWCGECPKCVFVFLLCSAFMNPEQIVSVFGQNLFEKEALLPLFKDVLGNGTMKPFDCVGTFEEAKVAFVMAEKHFGDEKIYQYLKPTIEVSQADKDVVFRTVMCDTIPHQFRFSGMKNVLIVGYGKEGRAIEAYLRQIYPQVKLEIADEKTHPDNFSKQELFDIALRSPGVPKEKVKIPSTTGTNLFFALTKNVVVGITGTKGKSTVTTLIGHILKTAGKNIKILGNIGEPLIEELLKQRSTDRIYVVELSSYQLDDLDFSPHIAVVTSLYNDHLDYHGSSERYVDAKKRIIKFQTNNDLFIYNNSFAELKEWSRETRANSKPYDVDFQFDQNSVKLKGPHNIENIHAAITVCRALGVSDEDIASGLKSYVPLPHRLENIGTLKGITFYDDAIAVIPEATIAALQSLDKVDTLLLGGTDRGYDFTQLEKVVKEKGVRNLVLFPDTGKRMFEKDREDFNILETDSMKEAVTFAYRQTKSGATCLLSTASPSYRLWKNFEEKGDEFKKWVEELGRTT from the coding sequence ATGAACGATAGATTTGAGTTTGGAACATATTCTTTAGACCTCGAGACTCTTGAATGTTCGTTCAACTACATATCTGTACATAATGGGGTCAAACGTACCTTCGTTGAGAAGCTGATCCTTCCGTATAAGCCGAGCAGACTCAACATACCTCAAGAACTTCTTGATCGTGTACTCAAATATCTTCATCTTACGATCGGGGTAAGCTACTTCAAGATTTTTGTGCAGGACACCGTCGTCGTTCCGTACGTTTTAAGTACGGAAGAGGCTGCTTTTTTTACAATACTATATAAAAAAGGACTCGGTGAGTTCTATTACCGAAACAACCTTTCTTTGAAAAAAGCTCCAATCTTTCCATCCGATGAATCTATAAAGCGCGAACCATTTACATTAGAGAGTAGCACTGACAATATATTAGTTGGACTTGGAGGTGGGAAAGACTCGATAGTGGCTTTAGAATTACTCAAGGAGCAAGGGTTTGCTCCATCGGTTTTTATTGTTGGAGGCGAACAGGAAACTGCACTGCATAAAAGTTTGGTTGAAAAAACCAAGTCACCAGCATATCAGGTAAAGCGAATCCTTGACCAGCAATTATTCAGTCCGATACAAGACTCTTATAATGGTCACGTACCGGTTTCTGCCATCTACTCGTTGGTTGGCTATCTTCTTGCATTACTTTATCACTTTTCCTATATAGTGGTGGGAAATGAGCACAGTAGTAATTTTGGGAACATCCTATTTGAGTCAACCGAGATTAATCATCAATGGAGTAAATCAATTGAATATGAACATTTGTTTCAAGACCTTTGTCGATCATCTTTAAGTCCGAATATTGTATATTTTTCTCTTTTAAGGCCGTTTTATGAGATAAGAATCGTGGAACAGTTTATGAAATATCCAGAGTATCTACACAGTTTTACTAGTTGCAACAGAGCATTTCGTATTAAAAAACCAACTGAACAGCTGTGGTGTGGAGAGTGTCCAAAATGCGTGTTCGTATTTCTCCTATGTTCTGCATTTATGAATCCAGAACAGATAGTATCGGTCTTTGGACAGAATTTATTTGAGAAGGAAGCTTTACTGCCACTCTTTAAGGATGTTCTTGGCAACGGAACGATGAAACCCTTTGACTGTGTTGGAACCTTCGAGGAGGCTAAGGTAGCGTTTGTGATGGCAGAAAAGCACTTTGGAGACGAAAAGATATATCAATACCTCAAACCAACAATAGAGGTATCTCAGGCAGACAAGGATGTCGTTTTTCGCACCGTTATGTGCGACACCATTCCTCATCAGTTTCGTTTTAGTGGAATGAAAAATGTCTTGATAGTTGGGTATGGGAAAGAGGGTAGAGCTATTGAAGCATATCTGCGGCAGATATATCCTCAGGTAAAGTTAGAGATTGCTGATGAAAAAACTCATCCGGATAATTTTAGCAAACAAGAGCTGTTTGACATCGCATTACGAAGTCCAGGAGTACCGAAGGAAAAGGTGAAGATTCCTTCAACAACCGGTACCAATCTTTTTTTTGCACTTACGAAGAACGTAGTGGTTGGAATTACCGGAACAAAAGGAAAGAGCACCGTTACAACCTTGATCGGACACATTCTTAAAACAGCAGGTAAAAACATTAAGATTCTCGGGAATATTGGGGAACCTCTCATTGAAGAACTCTTGAAACAGCGCAGTACAGACCGCATTTATGTTGTTGAACTTTCCAGTTATCAGCTAGACGACCTCGACTTTTCGCCACATATTGCGGTGGTAACCTCCCTTTACAATGATCATCTTGATTACCATGGCAGCTCTGAGAGATATGTGGATGCAAAAAAACGAATTATTAAGTTCCAAACCAATAATGACCTTTTTATCTATAATAACTCTTTCGCGGAGCTCAAAGAATGGTCAAGGGAGACTCGAGCGAACTCAAAACCTTATGATGTTGATTTCCAATTTGATCAGAATTCGGTAAAGTTAAAAGGACCTCATAATATCGAGAATATACACGCCGCCATAACTGTGTGTCGTGCGCTAGGAGTTTCCGATGAAGATATTGCCTCTGGTCTAAAGAGCTATGTCCCACTTCCTCACAGACTCGAAAATATCGGAACGCTTAAAGGTATTACGTTTTATGACGATGCAATTGCCGTAATTCCTGAGGCGACCATCGCCGCTCTTCAGTCATTAGACAAAGTCGACACGCTTCTATTGGGAGGGACTGATAGGGGGTATGATTTCACACAGTTGGAGAAGGTTGTGAAAGAAAAAGGTGTTCGAAATCTTGTCTTGTTCCCCGATACGGGAAAGCGAATGTTTGAAAAGGATAGAGAAGACTTCAATATTTTAGAGACTGACAGTATGAAGGAGGCGGTCACGTTCGCATATCGACAAACAAAGTCTGGCGCGACTTGTTTATTATCTACAGCATCACCAAGCTATCGTCTTTGGAAGAACTTCGAAGAAAAAGGGGACGAGTTTAAGAAGTGGGTAGAGGAGTTGGGAAGAACCACATAA
- a CDS encoding RpiB/LacA/LacB family sugar-phosphate isomerase gives MTIFIGADHRGFELKNKLMEYLQEKNVRVEDMGNYSFDPLDNFPEFGKKVALAVAQQPEEFFGIAVCGAGIGMSVAANRIKGVRAGLCDSIKQVEHGRTNDHMNVLCLASDYLTLEEALSLVDVFIDTPMKQDEKYIRRAKMLDE, from the coding sequence ATGACCATCTTCATAGGCGCCGACCATCGCGGTTTCGAGTTGAAAAATAAACTCATGGAGTATCTTCAGGAGAAGAATGTTCGTGTTGAGGATATGGGTAACTACAGTTTTGATCCACTCGATAACTTTCCTGAGTTTGGAAAAAAAGTAGCACTCGCCGTTGCCCAACAACCTGAAGAGTTTTTTGGCATTGCGGTATGTGGAGCAGGAATTGGCATGAGTGTAGCAGCTAATCGAATCAAAGGTGTTCGTGCAGGACTATGCGACTCTATAAAGCAGGTTGAACATGGTCGAACAAATGACCATATGAATGTGCTCTGTCTTGCCTCGGATTATCTTACTCTTGAAGAGGCTTTGTCTCTTGTGGATGTGTTTATCGACACCCCAATGAAGCAGGATGAGAAATATATCAGGCGCGCTAAAATGCTTGACGAATGA
- a CDS encoding methionyl-tRNA formyltransferase, whose amino-acid sequence MVKLKIVYFGTPDFSAELLRKLVEDKNLPIEIIGVVTQPDKKVGRKQILTPSPVKKVAGEYKLALNPDLKSADLALLFAYGEILPSEMLTLPRYGFWNVHPSLLPLYRGSSPVATPLLNGDIETGVTIIKMDNLLDHGPIISQKKSYIFPLQRRDQLTERLVETSFEMLGELFGKYAGNMDAVELREQDHSKATFTKKLTKQDGYIDIRNLKLEIRNSSKKLFNLFRGLYPWPGIWTLLPDKKRLKITKIHWEDEKIVIKKVQLEGKNEMDYVTFCRAYPNVL is encoded by the coding sequence ATGGTTAAGTTAAAGATTGTATATTTTGGAACTCCGGATTTTTCCGCTGAGTTACTTAGAAAATTAGTAGAGGATAAGAATTTACCAATCGAAATTATTGGAGTGGTTACTCAGCCAGATAAGAAGGTTGGTAGAAAACAGATTTTGACCCCTTCTCCGGTTAAAAAAGTGGCAGGGGAGTATAAATTAGCATTAAATCCAGACCTTAAATCAGCAGATTTAGCCTTACTTTTTGCATATGGAGAGATTTTGCCATCAGAAATGCTGACGCTACCTCGATACGGATTTTGGAATGTGCATCCTTCACTTTTACCCCTATATAGAGGCTCTTCGCCTGTTGCAACGCCCCTTTTGAATGGTGACATTGAAACTGGAGTTACTATTATTAAAATGGATAATTTACTCGATCATGGACCGATAATTTCTCAAAAAAAATCATATATTTTTCCTTTACAACGAAGAGATCAGCTTACAGAGCGGCTTGTAGAAACTTCGTTCGAGATGCTAGGGGAGTTGTTCGGGAAATATGCGGGAAATATGGACGCAGTAGAGCTTCGGGAGCAAGATCACTCGAAGGCAACCTTCACCAAGAAGCTTACAAAGCAAGATGGATATATCGATATCAGAAATTTGAAATTAGAAATTAGAAATTCCTCTAAAAAGTTGTTTAATCTTTTTAGAGGCTTATATCCTTGGCCGGGTATCTGGACTCTCCTACCGGATAAAAAACGTCTAAAAATTACGAAAATTCATTGGGAAGACGAAAAGATCGTGATAAAAAAAGTTCAACTAGAAGGTAAGAATGAGATGGACTACGTAACTTTTTGCAGAGCCTACCCTAACGTGCTTTAA
- a CDS encoding VIT1/CCC1 transporter family protein gives MVSPHLQKHLQDEHKLSAFSTYLKEIVYGGSDGIVTTFAVVAGFAGAQQTSTTYPVIIVLLFGMANLAADGASMGLSNFLSLRSEKDLYRMERNKEMYEIKNHPELEREESIEILMNKGFGTKDAELIISLYEKNPEYYADFMMNHELELPDPRGENPFLTGLATFFAFTTFGFIPLIPYVFMRTLPNLFFSSCLFTLVALTLLGFLRWKITKHTIIRSVGEVVLLGSVSAVFAFFVGTFFRA, from the coding sequence ATGGTTAGCCCCCACCTCCAAAAACACCTCCAAGATGAGCATAAGTTGTCAGCTTTCTCAACTTATCTAAAGGAAATTGTGTACGGGGGAAGTGATGGCATCGTAACAACCTTTGCTGTAGTTGCAGGCTTTGCCGGCGCCCAACAGACATCAACTACCTACCCCGTCATAATCGTTTTATTATTCGGAATGGCGAATCTTGCTGCCGATGGGGCATCAATGGGGCTTAGTAATTTTCTCTCTCTAAGATCGGAGAAAGATCTTTATCGCATGGAACGCAATAAAGAAATGTATGAAATCAAGAATCATCCCGAGCTGGAAAGAGAGGAGTCGATTGAGATATTAATGAACAAAGGATTTGGTACTAAGGATGCTGAGCTAATAATTTCACTGTATGAAAAAAATCCTGAGTACTACGCCGACTTCATGATGAATCATGAACTCGAATTACCCGACCCTAGAGGCGAAAATCCCTTTCTTACTGGGCTCGCTACCTTCTTTGCATTTACTACCTTTGGCTTTATTCCACTCATACCTTATGTGTTTATGAGAACTCTACCAAATCTCTTCTTCAGCTCATGTCTCTTTACTCTCGTAGCTCTAACTCTGCTTGGTTTCCTGAGGTGGAAGATTACCAAGCATACAATTATAAGATCTGTTGGTGAGGTAGTTCTTTTAGGTAGTGTATCTGCTGTCTTTGCATTTTTTGTGGGAACATTTTTCAGAGCTTGA
- the tgt gene encoding tRNA guanosine(34) transglycosylase Tgt — protein sequence MATSKFFTVHHKSKKSKARIGTIQTSHGEVQTPTFVPCATKGTLKGILPEQIPKMNVQLMFVNTYHLVTHPGSSIIKNAGGIHKYSKLPTPLMSDSGGFQVFSLGKNERRTGKLRGDTNEEPLLVKISEDGVKFRSVHDGALIEFTPESSIKFQQEIGADLMMAFDECTYLNATHEYAKKSVNRTHDWLLRCIKEVESYRLQVTGSKQYLYGIIQGGQFEDLRKESAKFVTNQAVDGIAIGGVSVGESKEEMRKQVEWCSEFLPDDKPVHLLGIGQLDDIRDLVVHGIDTFDCVEPTRIARLGRIYQWDTHKTGEIDIQKAIYRDNFEKIDPTCDCWACLNFTKSYLHHLFKQRELLGYTIATFHNVFTVERYMNYLRDQIALNKI from the coding sequence ATGGCTACATCGAAGTTTTTTACCGTTCATCACAAGTCAAAAAAATCGAAAGCGCGCATTGGGACAATCCAAACCTCACATGGAGAGGTTCAAACGCCCACCTTTGTCCCCTGCGCTACCAAAGGAACCCTTAAAGGAATCCTTCCCGAACAAATTCCAAAGATGAATGTCCAACTCATGTTCGTGAATACCTACCACCTCGTAACCCACCCAGGATCAAGCATTATTAAAAATGCAGGAGGTATTCACAAATACTCAAAGCTCCCAACTCCACTTATGTCAGACTCTGGAGGCTTTCAGGTTTTTTCTCTTGGAAAAAATGAAAGAAGAACGGGAAAATTAAGAGGGGACACGAATGAGGAACCACTACTGGTAAAGATTTCAGAAGACGGTGTCAAGTTTAGATCGGTACACGACGGTGCTTTGATTGAGTTTACACCTGAGTCATCCATAAAGTTTCAACAGGAAATTGGCGCAGATCTAATGATGGCCTTTGATGAATGTACGTATCTTAACGCAACTCATGAGTATGCAAAAAAATCTGTGAATCGGACTCACGACTGGCTGCTTCGCTGCATAAAAGAAGTTGAAAGTTACAGGTTGCAGGTTACAGGTTCTAAGCAGTATTTATACGGCATAATTCAGGGCGGTCAGTTTGAGGATCTGCGCAAGGAATCTGCCAAATTTGTTACAAATCAGGCCGTAGACGGTATCGCAATTGGAGGAGTATCTGTGGGAGAAAGCAAAGAAGAGATGAGAAAGCAGGTAGAGTGGTGTTCTGAATTTTTACCGGACGATAAGCCTGTACACCTTCTTGGTATTGGTCAACTTGATGATATTAGGGATCTCGTAGTTCATGGAATAGATACTTTTGACTGCGTTGAGCCAACAAGAATTGCGAGACTCGGAAGAATCTATCAGTGGGATACTCATAAAACCGGGGAGATAGATATCCAGAAGGCAATATATAGAGACAATTTCGAGAAAATTGACCCCACCTGTGACTGCTGGGCTTGCTTAAATTTCACAAAATCGTACCTACACCATCTCTTCAAACAACGGGAGCTTTTAGGTTACACAATAGCGACATTTCATAACGTCTTCACAGTAGAGAGGTATATGAATTACCTAAGGGATCAGATCGCTCTAAACAAAATCTGA